One Arthrobacter sp. StoSoilB20 DNA segment encodes these proteins:
- a CDS encoding type IV toxin-antitoxin system AbiEi family antitoxin domain-containing protein codes for MTKRIGAQLPPGMDLWRTSELHEAGIHDRRIAALVRSGELVRLRRGCYIRGSTWTLQKPWIRSLQLVAAHAHGTLTTSAGGAVYSHTSAARLHGLFLWDVDDKVHITTETTASSTSHGGDVVAHTRLRKLTGAVAFIQGMPCTPLEQTVVDCCRLLNYKQALVLMDHALRKGADAAKMQQMCASMAGRSGVRTLRRALENADARSESPGETLSRELLQRLRIELPELQVEVSSVVGRHRLDFAWRDKKVALEFDGKVKYFEYAPTDEVIYEERQREKALMAQSWKFIRVQWKHLFQEQEFKATVLGVLRTTSQAVP; via the coding sequence ATGACGAAAAGAATCGGTGCCCAGCTGCCCCCGGGAATGGACTTGTGGCGGACCAGCGAACTGCACGAAGCGGGGATCCACGATCGACGAATTGCTGCGCTGGTCCGCTCCGGAGAGCTGGTACGGCTACGCCGCGGTTGCTATATCAGAGGCAGCACGTGGACGCTCCAGAAACCGTGGATCCGCAGCCTGCAGCTCGTTGCCGCGCACGCACACGGGACTCTTACGACGTCGGCCGGCGGCGCGGTTTACAGCCACACCTCGGCTGCGCGCCTTCACGGATTGTTTCTATGGGACGTCGATGACAAGGTCCACATCACTACGGAAACCACAGCGTCTTCCACTTCTCACGGCGGGGACGTAGTTGCACATACCCGCCTGCGGAAGCTGACGGGTGCAGTTGCTTTCATCCAGGGCATGCCGTGCACCCCGTTGGAACAAACGGTGGTGGACTGTTGCCGGCTGCTGAACTACAAACAGGCCCTGGTGCTGATGGACCACGCGCTCAGAAAAGGTGCCGACGCGGCGAAGATGCAGCAAATGTGCGCATCGATGGCCGGACGCAGCGGAGTCCGGACTCTCCGGAGGGCTTTGGAAAACGCCGATGCCAGGTCAGAATCACCGGGCGAAACCCTGAGCCGTGAACTTCTCCAACGGCTACGCATCGAACTTCCCGAGCTGCAGGTGGAGGTGTCTTCCGTTGTGGGTCGTCATCGGCTGGACTTTGCGTGGCGGGACAAGAAAGTTGCCCTGGAGTTCGACGGGAAGGTGAAGTACTTCGAATACGCGCCCACCGACGAGGTCATCTACGAGGAACGACAGCGTGAAAAGGCCCTCATGGCACAGAGCTGGAAGTTCATCCGGGTCCAGTGGAAGCATTTATTTCAGGAACAGGAGTTCAAAGCAACCGTGCTTGGGGTTCTGCGCACCACGAGCCAGGCCGTTCCGTAG
- the pucL gene encoding factor-independent urate hydroxylase has translation MTMSNNIVLGENQYGKAEVRVVKVTRDTDRHHIEDLNVTSQLRGDFQAAHLQGDNGHVVATDTQKNTVYAFAREGIGSPESFLLRLADHFTGGFDWVTGGRWEAEAYSWDRIQAHGEGHDHSFVRNGQEVRTAVVVRDGATTHLISGLKDLTVLKTTQSGFVGYPRDKYTTLPETTDRILATDVSARWRYNTNLDFAGTDFNKSYEDIKALLLEGFTENYSHALQQTLFDMGKKVLEAHSEVDEIKFSMPNKHHFLVDLSPFGLDNPNEVFFAADRPYGLIEATVQREDIEAAPVAWSGIAGFC, from the coding sequence ATGACCATGAGCAACAACATCGTCCTCGGCGAAAACCAGTACGGCAAAGCAGAAGTCCGCGTCGTCAAGGTCACTCGGGATACGGACCGCCACCACATCGAAGACCTGAACGTCACCTCGCAGCTGCGTGGCGACTTCCAGGCAGCACACCTCCAGGGCGACAACGGCCACGTCGTTGCCACCGACACCCAGAAGAACACGGTCTACGCGTTCGCCCGTGAAGGCATCGGCTCCCCCGAGTCCTTCCTCCTGCGCCTCGCAGACCACTTCACCGGTGGATTCGACTGGGTCACCGGTGGACGCTGGGAAGCCGAAGCCTACAGCTGGGATCGTATCCAGGCCCACGGCGAGGGACATGACCACAGCTTCGTCCGCAACGGACAAGAGGTGCGTACCGCCGTCGTCGTCCGTGATGGCGCAACCACGCACCTCATCAGCGGCCTCAAGGACCTGACCGTCCTGAAGACCACGCAGTCCGGCTTTGTCGGCTACCCGCGCGACAAGTACACCACCCTGCCGGAGACCACGGACCGCATCCTGGCCACCGACGTTTCCGCCCGCTGGCGCTACAACACCAACCTGGACTTCGCCGGCACGGACTTCAACAAGAGCTACGAGGACATCAAGGCCCTCCTGCTTGAAGGCTTCACCGAGAACTACTCCCACGCCCTGCAGCAGACGCTGTTCGACATGGGCAAGAAGGTCCTTGAAGCACACAGCGAGGTGGACGAGATCAAGTTCTCCATGCCCAACAAGCACCACTTCCTGGTTGACCTGAGCCCGTTCGGCCTGGACAACCCCAACGAGGTCTTCTTCGCGGCTGACCGTCCGTACGGCCTGATCGAAGCCACGGTCCAGCGCGAGGACATCGAGGCTGCACCGGTTGCGTGGAGCGGCATCGCCGGCTTCTGCTAA
- a CDS encoding nucleobase:cation symporter-2 family protein, which yields MNIKKKSRPANTTSSQKHQSERPEDKRLSIGSTFAYGFQHVLTMYGGIIAPPLIIGAAAGMSSQDIGLLIAACLFVGGLATILQTVGIPFFGSQLPLVQGVSFAGVSTMVAIVQGGGGIQAVFGSVIVASLIGLAITPLFSKIIKFFPPVVTGTVITTIGLTLMPVAANWAMGGNAKADNYGSMANIGLAAATMGIVLLLSKVGNAAISRLSILLAMVIGTIIALVAGMADFSKVGQGDIVAFPTPFAFGAPTFEIAAIISMLIVILVTLTETSADIIAVGEIVDTKVDSRRIGDGLRADMLSSAISPLFNSFTQSAFAQNVGLVAITGIKSRFVVSAGGLILVILGLLPILGRVVAAVPTPVLGGAGVVLFGTVAASGIRTLAKVEYKNNMNLIIVAASIGFGMIPIAAPKFYDQFPSWFATIFHSGISSAAVMAILLNILFNHFKAGNSDNQSVFVAGTDRIVSEEDIKCLSEGDRFENGKLIDADGNEVPLKTSSASEH from the coding sequence ATGAACATCAAGAAGAAGTCCCGCCCCGCGAATACCACCTCTTCGCAGAAACATCAGTCCGAGCGCCCGGAGGACAAGCGCCTTTCCATTGGCAGCACCTTCGCCTACGGCTTCCAGCACGTCCTGACCATGTACGGCGGAATCATTGCCCCGCCGCTGATCATCGGCGCAGCGGCCGGCATGTCCTCCCAGGACATCGGCCTCCTCATTGCCGCCTGTTTGTTCGTTGGCGGCCTGGCCACCATCCTGCAGACCGTGGGCATACCGTTCTTCGGCTCGCAGTTGCCACTGGTCCAGGGTGTGTCGTTCGCGGGCGTTTCCACCATGGTGGCGATCGTCCAAGGCGGCGGCGGGATCCAGGCGGTGTTCGGCTCAGTCATTGTGGCGTCGCTGATTGGCCTGGCGATCACTCCCCTGTTCTCCAAGATCATCAAGTTCTTCCCGCCGGTGGTCACAGGAACCGTGATCACCACCATCGGACTGACGCTGATGCCGGTGGCCGCCAACTGGGCCATGGGCGGCAACGCCAAGGCAGATAACTACGGCAGCATGGCCAACATCGGCCTGGCAGCAGCAACCATGGGCATCGTCCTTCTCCTGAGCAAGGTTGGCAACGCCGCCATCTCCCGGCTCTCCATCCTGCTGGCCATGGTCATCGGCACCATCATTGCCCTGGTGGCCGGCATGGCTGACTTCTCCAAGGTTGGCCAGGGCGACATCGTCGCATTCCCCACGCCGTTCGCCTTCGGTGCTCCCACCTTCGAAATCGCCGCCATCATCTCCATGCTCATCGTCATCCTGGTGACCCTGACAGAGACTTCGGCAGACATCATCGCAGTGGGCGAGATCGTAGACACCAAGGTTGATTCACGCCGCATCGGCGACGGCCTTCGCGCAGATATGCTCTCCAGCGCCATCTCCCCGCTGTTCAACTCCTTCACGCAGAGCGCCTTCGCCCAGAACGTTGGCCTCGTTGCCATCACGGGCATCAAGAGCCGCTTCGTCGTCAGCGCCGGCGGCCTGATCCTGGTGATCCTGGGCCTCCTGCCGATTCTGGGCCGGGTTGTTGCAGCGGTTCCGACCCCCGTCCTGGGCGGTGCCGGCGTCGTTCTCTTCGGTACCGTGGCAGCCAGCGGTATCCGTACCCTGGCCAAGGTCGAGTACAAGAACAACATGAACCTCATCATCGTGGCGGCATCTATCGGCTTCGGCATGATCCCGATTGCCGCCCCGAAGTTCTACGACCAGTTCCCGTCCTGGTTCGCCACGATCTTCCACTCCGGCATCAGCTCGGCCGCGGTCATGGCCATCTTGCTGAACATCCTCTTCAACCACTTCAAGGCCGGCAACTCGGACAACCAGTCGGTGTTCGTCGCGGGCACTGACAGGATCGTCAGCGAAGAAGACATCAAGTGCCTCAGCGAAGGCGACCGCTTCGAGAACGGCAAGCTGATCGACGCCGACGGCAACGAAGTCCCGCTCAAGACCTCCAGCGCGTCAGAGCACTAG
- a CDS encoding IclR family transcriptional regulator, with amino-acid sequence MAEKASGGVQSVERVFELLELITDAGGDVTLSELSSSTDLPLPTIHRLLRTLVSLGYIRQLPNRRYALGPRLIRLGEGASKQLGAVARPQLKTLVERLGETSNMAVLDSDMVIYVAQVPSMHSMRMFTEVGRRAHTHDTGVGKAILAQLDDEVVRGIVARTGMPTPTAKSIGDIDSLLADLALIRERGYSIDEEEQELGVRCFAMAVPNAPTPTAISVSGPITRVDQSFADRAVPMLREAAMAISAELNQN; translated from the coding sequence ATGGCTGAAAAAGCCTCCGGAGGCGTGCAGTCCGTTGAGCGCGTCTTTGAACTGCTGGAACTGATCACGGATGCGGGCGGCGACGTCACACTGAGCGAGCTCTCGTCATCCACTGACCTCCCCCTGCCCACCATCCACCGTCTTTTGCGGACCTTGGTGTCCCTTGGCTACATCCGCCAGCTGCCCAACCGCCGCTACGCCCTGGGCCCCCGGCTCATCCGGCTCGGCGAAGGCGCCAGCAAGCAACTCGGTGCCGTGGCACGCCCGCAGCTGAAGACCCTGGTGGAACGCCTCGGTGAAACTTCCAACATGGCTGTGTTGGATTCCGACATGGTCATCTACGTGGCCCAGGTCCCCTCCATGCACTCCATGCGCATGTTCACCGAGGTTGGCCGCCGCGCCCACACGCACGATACCGGCGTGGGCAAAGCCATCCTCGCCCAGCTGGACGACGAAGTTGTCCGCGGCATCGTGGCCCGCACCGGCATGCCCACACCCACCGCCAAGAGCATCGGTGACATCGACTCCCTGCTCGCGGACCTGGCGTTGATCCGTGAGCGTGGCTACTCCATTGACGAGGAAGAGCAGGAGCTCGGCGTCCGCTGCTTCGCCATGGCCGTGCCCAACGCACCCACGCCTACCGCGATCTCCGTCTCCGGCCCGATCACCCGTGTTGACCAGAGCTTCGCCGACCGCGCCGTGCCCATGCTGCGCGAGGCCGCCATGGCGATCTCCGCGGAGCTCAACCAGAACTAG
- a CDS encoding NAD-dependent malic enzyme, with protein sequence MANPSPGNSITLRVAAPSSFTATSELAAAVGAAGAAITALDVTESHHETIVVDVTCNTTDDDHAGRVKDALNALDGVTVQHVSDRTFLMHLGGKLEVVPKVALRNRDDLSRAYTPGVARVCMAIAEDPAAARNLTVKRNTIAVLTDGSAVLGLGNIGPAAALPVMEGKAALFKQFANVDAWPVCLDTQDTEEIIMIAKAMAPVYGGINLEDIAAPRCFEIENRLREELDIPVFHDDQHGTAIVTLAALVNALRVVDKKLSEVKIVVSGVGAAGSAIIQLLKAQGAQHIIAAGRSGAIHSGEEYGDEHRSWIAANTNEEGFSGTLHDALKGADVFIGVSAPHVIGEEQVASMAEDSIVFAMANPTPEIDPVVASKHAAVVATGRSDFPNQINNVLAFPGFFRGLLDAGASDITPNMLVAAAEAIANRVADDELNASYIIPSVFDPHVAADVATAVANAAHANAASAL encoded by the coding sequence ATGGCGAATCCGAGCCCCGGAAACTCGATCACCCTGCGCGTCGCCGCACCGTCGAGCTTCACCGCTACCAGCGAACTGGCAGCAGCCGTCGGCGCAGCCGGTGCAGCGATCACCGCGCTGGACGTCACGGAATCCCACCACGAGACGATCGTTGTTGACGTCACCTGCAACACCACGGACGACGACCACGCAGGCCGCGTGAAGGACGCCCTGAACGCCCTCGACGGCGTCACCGTCCAGCACGTCTCGGACCGCACCTTCCTCATGCACCTCGGTGGCAAGCTCGAAGTTGTCCCCAAAGTAGCCCTGCGCAACCGTGACGATCTCTCCCGTGCCTACACTCCCGGCGTCGCCCGTGTTTGCATGGCCATTGCGGAAGATCCGGCCGCTGCCCGCAACCTGACGGTCAAGCGCAACACCATCGCCGTCCTCACTGACGGTTCGGCCGTTCTGGGCCTGGGCAACATCGGCCCAGCCGCTGCCCTTCCCGTCATGGAAGGCAAGGCTGCGCTGTTCAAGCAGTTCGCCAATGTGGATGCCTGGCCGGTCTGCCTGGACACCCAGGACACCGAAGAGATCATCATGATCGCCAAGGCCATGGCACCGGTCTACGGTGGCATCAACCTCGAAGACATCGCCGCGCCGCGCTGCTTCGAAATCGAGAACCGCCTGCGCGAAGAGCTGGACATCCCGGTGTTCCACGATGACCAGCACGGCACCGCGATCGTCACGCTCGCGGCCCTGGTCAATGCCCTCCGTGTTGTGGACAAGAAGCTCTCCGAGGTCAAGATCGTGGTTTCGGGCGTCGGCGCTGCCGGCTCGGCCATCATCCAGCTCCTCAAGGCCCAGGGCGCGCAGCACATCATCGCCGCAGGCCGCTCCGGCGCCATCCACTCCGGTGAGGAATACGGCGACGAACACCGCAGCTGGATCGCAGCGAACACCAACGAAGAAGGATTCTCCGGAACCCTGCACGACGCCCTCAAGGGTGCGGACGTCTTCATCGGCGTCTCCGCCCCGCACGTGATCGGCGAAGAGCAGGTTGCTTCCATGGCCGAAGACTCGATCGTGTTCGCCATGGCCAACCCGACGCCGGAGATCGACCCCGTAGTTGCGTCCAAGCACGCAGCCGTGGTGGCCACCGGCCGCAGCGACTTCCCGAACCAGATCAACAACGTGCTGGCCTTCCCGGGCTTCTTCCGCGGGCTGCTGGACGCCGGGGCCTCAGACATCACCCCGAACATGCTGGTGGCCGCCGCCGAGGCGATTGCCAACCGGGTGGCTGACGATGAGCTCAACGCGAGTTACATTATCCCCAGCGTCTTCGATCCCCATGTTGCCGCCGACGTTGCGACCGCCGTAGCCAATGCTGCGCACGCCAACGCCGCCAGCGCACTCTAG
- the aceB gene encoding malate synthase A has protein sequence MAITVTDPRPIDRAEEILTPKALAFLEELHKRFAGTRNELLKARGVKRQKVADTSRLDFLPETQEIRDGDWKVAEAPAALQDRRVEMTGPATPAKMAINALNSGAKVWLADLEDASTPTWPNVIDAILNLRDAAQGTLAYTSPEGKEYRLRTDAPLAVVVARPRGWHMEENHLLIDGVPAVGALVDFGLHFFHIAKQLLLNGQGPYYYLPKMESHLEARLWNDVFVFAQDFLGVPQGSVRATVLIETIPAAFEMDEILYELRDHASGLNAGRWDYLFSIIKYFRDAGEEFVLPDRATVAMTAPFMRAYTELLVKTCHKRGAFAMGGMAAVIPNRKQPDVTAAAFDKVRADKTREANDGFDGSWVAHPDLVPTCREVFDSVLGDPANGGKKNQLDKQRPEVNVTAEQLIDVASAGGTVTEAGLRLNLYVAVAYTGVWISGSGAVAIHNLMEDAATAEISRSQVWQQLRNKSVLADTGNTVTRELVTRILGEETERLRIEFGDENFAKYYEPASKLIEDICLSDDYTDFLTTPAYELVG, from the coding sequence ATGGCTATCACAGTCACCGATCCCCGGCCGATCGATCGCGCCGAGGAAATCCTTACCCCCAAGGCATTGGCCTTCCTCGAAGAACTGCACAAGCGCTTCGCCGGCACCCGCAACGAGCTCCTCAAGGCCCGTGGCGTCAAGCGCCAGAAAGTTGCCGACACCAGCCGCCTGGACTTCCTCCCGGAGACCCAGGAAATCCGCGACGGCGACTGGAAGGTCGCCGAGGCACCGGCAGCTTTGCAGGACCGCCGGGTTGAGATGACCGGCCCGGCAACCCCGGCCAAGATGGCCATCAATGCCCTGAACTCCGGCGCCAAGGTGTGGCTCGCGGACCTCGAAGACGCCAGCACGCCCACATGGCCCAACGTCATCGATGCCATCCTCAACCTCCGCGACGCCGCCCAGGGAACCCTGGCCTACACCTCGCCCGAGGGCAAGGAATACCGCCTGCGCACCGACGCTCCCCTGGCCGTTGTGGTGGCCCGCCCCCGCGGCTGGCACATGGAGGAGAACCACCTGCTGATCGACGGCGTACCCGCCGTGGGTGCCTTGGTGGACTTCGGCTTGCACTTCTTCCACATCGCCAAGCAGCTGCTCTTGAACGGTCAGGGCCCGTACTACTACCTGCCCAAGATGGAGAGCCACCTGGAGGCCCGCCTCTGGAACGACGTCTTTGTCTTCGCCCAGGACTTTCTCGGCGTTCCGCAGGGCAGCGTCCGCGCCACGGTCCTCATTGAGACCATCCCCGCAGCCTTCGAGATGGACGAGATCCTCTACGAACTGCGCGATCACGCCTCGGGCCTGAACGCCGGCCGTTGGGATTACTTGTTCAGCATCATCAAGTACTTCCGTGATGCCGGCGAAGAGTTCGTCCTCCCGGACCGCGCCACCGTTGCCATGACGGCTCCATTCATGCGCGCCTACACCGAACTCCTGGTCAAGACCTGCCACAAGCGCGGCGCCTTCGCCATGGGTGGCATGGCCGCCGTCATCCCCAACCGTAAGCAGCCGGACGTCACCGCAGCAGCCTTCGACAAGGTCCGCGCCGACAAGACCCGCGAGGCAAACGACGGCTTCGACGGTTCCTGGGTTGCCCACCCGGACCTGGTCCCCACCTGCCGCGAAGTCTTTGACTCAGTCCTGGGTGACCCTGCCAACGGCGGGAAGAAGAACCAGCTGGACAAGCAGCGCCCCGAGGTGAACGTCACCGCGGAGCAGCTGATCGACGTCGCGTCCGCCGGCGGAACCGTCACCGAAGCCGGCCTGCGGCTGAACCTGTACGTCGCCGTCGCCTATACGGGCGTCTGGATTTCCGGCAGCGGTGCCGTCGCCATCCACAACCTCATGGAAGACGCCGCAACTGCGGAGATCTCCCGTTCACAGGTGTGGCAGCAACTGCGCAACAAGTCCGTCCTGGCGGACACGGGCAACACCGTGACCCGCGAACTGGTTACCCGCATCCTGGGCGAGGAGACCGAGCGCCTGCGCATCGAATTCGGCGACGAGAACTTCGCGAAGTACTACGAGCCTGCCTCCAAGCTGATCGAGGACATCTGTTTGTCCGACGATTACACGGACTTCCTCACCACTCCCGCCTACGAGCTGGTGGGCTGA
- a CDS encoding aldolase, with product MGSFSSSDLAHIESQLEATDQLLDRNYPGDDGSRQPIHTVYIPADRFTPTFVADWGAQALATAEAHGGLEKLGRLLGQEPDLAAAVASRVASKLAAEPIEDLRLDFEDGYGDRGDEVEDADAVAAAKAVATAVAAGTAPPFIGIRFKCFEAPTRARGLKTLDLFVSTLAQAGELPAGLILTLPKVTTVAQVQAMDFAVSRLEEVHGLPAGRLRFEVQVETPQLIIGADGTSPVAQLPHVVPGRISALHYGTYDYSASLGISAEYQSMEHPVADFAKEVMQLAVAGTGIRLSDGSTNIIPVGDGVEDAWKLHGRLVRRSLKNGYYQGWDLHAAQLPSRFSASYAFYREGLPAAALRLRNYVERTEGGVMDEPATARALAGFVLRGVQCGAVGTDEVKALAGVELSQLTALAHPRLAQPTSH from the coding sequence ATGGGCTCATTCTCTTCCTCTGACCTGGCCCACATCGAGTCGCAGCTTGAAGCGACTGACCAGTTGCTGGACCGGAACTACCCCGGCGACGACGGCTCACGCCAGCCCATTCACACCGTCTACATCCCGGCCGACCGCTTCACGCCCACCTTCGTGGCGGACTGGGGCGCCCAGGCACTCGCGACGGCGGAAGCCCACGGCGGCTTGGAGAAGCTGGGCCGGCTGTTGGGCCAGGAGCCCGACCTGGCTGCCGCTGTTGCCTCCCGGGTGGCTTCCAAGCTGGCTGCTGAACCGATCGAGGACCTTCGGCTGGACTTCGAAGACGGCTACGGCGATCGCGGCGATGAGGTTGAAGACGCCGACGCCGTGGCTGCCGCCAAGGCTGTTGCTACCGCAGTTGCGGCCGGTACAGCTCCGCCGTTCATCGGCATCCGCTTCAAGTGCTTCGAAGCCCCCACCCGCGCACGTGGCCTGAAGACGCTGGACCTGTTCGTCTCCACGTTGGCTCAGGCCGGCGAACTCCCGGCCGGCCTGATCCTCACCCTGCCCAAGGTCACCACGGTGGCCCAGGTGCAGGCCATGGACTTCGCAGTGTCCCGCCTTGAGGAAGTCCACGGGCTTCCCGCCGGCCGGCTCCGCTTTGAAGTGCAGGTGGAAACCCCGCAGCTCATCATCGGTGCTGACGGAACCTCACCCGTTGCCCAGCTCCCCCACGTTGTTCCGGGCCGTATCAGCGCCTTGCACTACGGGACCTACGACTACAGCGCCTCACTGGGCATTTCCGCGGAGTACCAGTCCATGGAGCACCCCGTGGCCGATTTCGCCAAGGAAGTCATGCAGCTCGCTGTCGCCGGAACGGGCATCCGCCTCTCCGACGGTTCCACCAACATCATCCCCGTGGGCGACGGTGTGGAAGATGCCTGGAAGCTGCACGGCCGACTGGTCCGCAGGTCCCTGAAAAACGGCTACTACCAAGGCTGGGATCTCCACGCCGCCCAGCTGCCGAGCCGTTTCTCGGCGTCGTATGCTTTCTACCGCGAAGGCCTGCCCGCCGCCGCCCTGCGCCTGCGCAACTATGTGGAGCGCACCGAAGGCGGTGTCATGGACGAGCCCGCCACCGCCCGCGCCCTTGCCGGCTTCGTCCTCCGCGGCGTCCAGTGCGGCGCAGTGGGGACCGACGAGGTCAAGGCGCTTGCCGGCGTCGAACTTTCACAGCTGACCGCACTGGCGCACCCGCGGCTCGCACAACCGACTTCCCACTGA
- a CDS encoding bifunctional allantoicase/(S)-ureidoglycine aminohydrolase, with product MGKYYYPQGGLPPQTHLTTERAIVTEAYTVIPKGVMTDIVTSNLPGFSNTRSWIIARPISGFATTFSQLIVEIAPGGGAPKAEFESGVEGVIFVTKGQVNLTLDGELHHLEEGGYAYLAAGSEWGLENVSDDIVSFHWIRKAYERLEGFEAKSFVTNEKDVEPTSMPDTDDVWKTTRFTDSSDLAHDMQVNIVTFQPGGVIPFPETHVMEHGLYVLEGKAMYLLNNDWVEVEAGDFMWLRAFCPQACYAGGPGEFRYLLYKDMNRQVKLT from the coding sequence ATGGGCAAGTACTACTACCCGCAGGGCGGCCTGCCGCCTCAGACCCACCTCACCACGGAACGGGCGATCGTCACCGAGGCTTACACGGTGATCCCCAAGGGCGTCATGACGGACATCGTCACCAGCAACCTGCCGGGATTCTCCAACACGCGTTCGTGGATCATCGCGCGGCCGATCTCCGGCTTCGCCACCACGTTCTCCCAGCTGATCGTGGAGATCGCACCGGGCGGCGGGGCTCCCAAGGCGGAGTTCGAATCCGGCGTTGAAGGCGTCATCTTCGTCACCAAGGGCCAGGTCAACCTGACCCTCGACGGCGAACTGCACCACCTCGAAGAGGGCGGCTACGCCTACCTTGCTGCCGGCTCGGAGTGGGGCCTGGAGAACGTGTCCGACGACATCGTCTCCTTCCACTGGATCCGCAAGGCCTACGAGCGCCTTGAAGGCTTCGAGGCCAAGTCCTTCGTCACCAACGAGAAGGACGTGGAGCCCACCTCCATGCCGGACACCGACGACGTCTGGAAGACCACGCGCTTCACGGACTCCAGCGACCTCGCGCACGACATGCAGGTCAACATCGTCACGTTCCAACCCGGCGGTGTGATCCCGTTCCCGGAGACCCACGTCATGGAGCACGGCCTGTACGTCCTTGAGGGCAAGGCCATGTACTTGCTCAACAACGACTGGGTTGAGGTGGAGGCCGGCGACTTCATGTGGCTGCGCGCGTTCTGCCCGCAGGCTTGCTACGCGGGCGGTCCGGGCGAGTTCCGTTACCTGCTGTACAAGGACATGAACCGCCAGGTGAAGCTCACCTAG
- a CDS encoding MmcQ/YjbR family DNA-binding protein: protein MATEDDVRRMCLSMRGVTERPSWGQPAWFAKTLMARIWEAGVGTVKSDEREALAAMSPDTFFWTPHHEQSPQLVLVRLERIGTDELDELLQESYRIAGGPGKPN from the coding sequence ATGGCCACAGAAGACGACGTCCGGCGCATGTGCCTGAGCATGCGAGGCGTAACAGAGCGGCCCAGCTGGGGACAACCGGCATGGTTCGCCAAGACCCTGATGGCACGCATCTGGGAAGCGGGCGTGGGCACGGTGAAGTCCGACGAACGCGAAGCGCTCGCAGCCATGAGCCCCGATACCTTCTTCTGGACCCCGCATCATGAGCAGTCACCCCAGCTCGTGCTGGTCCGGCTCGAACGAATCGGCACGGACGAGCTCGACGAGTTGCTGCAGGAGTCGTACAGAATCGCCGGCGGCCCGGGCAAACCCAACTGA
- a CDS encoding carbohydrate ABC transporter permease, with protein MSQDKLLAPVTLTRRRGRRGVSPALRGERNVVRGIGVALLWAVVAISIAALVWMVAQAFRDTRSILDDPFGVPVSLDFGNFVRAWTVGDFATATWNSLVTTVVSSVLTVAIAAPCAYYLSRVDNRLTQGLSLYFILGLGIPAQVILIPLFVMLNKVYLTDSILGLNLVYIGVSMPFTVFLLTAFFRSLPLEMEEAAALDGTTAFGTFWRITLPLAKGGILTAFILQVISHWNETLLALTLLQSTEKYTLPVALISFVQQQTYSGADWGGLFAGLVIVVLPMLIIYIWLGRRLTEGLTLGMGK; from the coding sequence ATGAGCCAAGACAAATTGCTTGCACCCGTGACACTGACGCGCCGGCGGGGAAGGCGTGGTGTCAGCCCCGCCTTGCGTGGGGAGCGCAACGTGGTGCGGGGGATAGGCGTTGCGTTGCTGTGGGCTGTTGTTGCCATCAGCATCGCGGCCCTGGTGTGGATGGTGGCCCAAGCCTTCCGGGATACCCGCTCCATCCTTGATGATCCCTTCGGCGTTCCCGTCTCTTTGGATTTCGGCAACTTCGTCCGTGCCTGGACCGTGGGAGACTTCGCAACGGCCACCTGGAACAGCTTGGTGACCACAGTGGTGTCCTCGGTATTGACCGTGGCGATCGCGGCACCTTGCGCTTACTACCTGAGCCGTGTGGACAACAGGCTCACCCAAGGACTGAGCCTGTACTTCATCCTTGGGTTGGGCATTCCCGCGCAGGTCATCCTGATTCCCCTGTTCGTGATGCTCAACAAGGTCTACCTGACGGACAGCATCCTGGGGCTGAACCTGGTGTACATCGGGGTCTCCATGCCCTTCACAGTTTTCCTGCTGACGGCGTTCTTCCGCTCCTTGCCCTTGGAAATGGAAGAGGCCGCTGCCCTGGATGGAACCACCGCGTTCGGTACTTTCTGGCGGATCACGCTGCCATTGGCGAAAGGCGGGATCCTGACAGCGTTCATACTTCAGGTGATCTCGCATTGGAACGAGACCCTCCTGGCGCTGACGCTCCTTCAATCCACCGAGAAGTACACCCTTCCGGTAGCCCTCATTTCGTTTGTGCAGCAACAGACCTACTCGGGCGCCGACTGGGGCGGACTTTTTGCGGGGCTGGTGATCGTGGTCCTGCCGATGCTCATCATCTACATCTGGTTGGGCAGGCGGCTCACTGAGGGCCTCACGCTGGGGATGGGCAAGTAG